From the Glandiceps talaboti chromosome 10, keGlaTala1.1, whole genome shotgun sequence genome, one window contains:
- the LOC144440973 gene encoding choline transporter-like protein 2 — protein MGGKVAPEEEEKKSGEKNKYGEPHKYDPSFKGPIQNRGCTDIICCVLFIAFIAGMFVVGYFAWGNGNPNKLIYATDGRGQMCGYDTLVKDKPYLFYFDLVDCASATSLLELQCPTTQICVSECPSSTWVGYPEEAKYMLSASSVDWSSFICDYDITPETSGKSPLDLFGDEECASYYLESKALYGRCIPSIVVDAIDATSDFVQTADNLTLVDKNNNTITGSAISTAQVALAAYLNAQAIADKIFDDFGESWTFMLGGAVIGMLISFIWIVIMRWIAGIMVWLAILIMFLLLALSIYCCYAEYQTLASVDDSSIEFQFTTELSSYLEMKETWLAFTIILGVVTLILLLLVIFLFNRIRLAIALIKEGSRAVSSMMFTLLWPVIPFVLEVALFAIWIVMAVYLATSGEASYQIADAPSDYALANGTSCDVVTFDGNNTGAKCIFTEYAGDPNLFRMQIYSLLGLFWIMNFIIALDQIVLAGAFASYYWAFTKPKDIPVFPVTASLWRALRYHLGTLAFGSLIIAIIQLIRVMLDYLDHKLKGSENRVAKFFLKCLKCCFWCLEKFMKFINKNAYILVAVYGKNFCTSAKNAFFLLMRNIVRVVVLNKITEFVLFLGKLMVTTAIAICCYYFFTGQISWYDRYLAQYLGGIPTLNYFWVPMVVICLLTYLIASIFFGVYDMAIDTLFLCFLEDLERHDGSAEKPYYMNKSLMSIAGKKNKPKPSDEKEEKL, from the exons cCTGGGGCAATGGTAATCCTAATAAACTCATCTATGCAACTGATGGTAGAGGCCAAATGTGTGGATATGATACGCTTGTCAA AGATAAACCGTActtgttttactttgatttagtGGACTGTGCAAGTGCTACATCCTTATTAGAGTTGCAATGTCCCACCACACAG ATCTGTGTCTCAGAATGCCCATCTAGCACATGGGTTGGATACCCAGAAGAAGCCAAATATATGTTATCTGCATCAAGTGTTGACTGGTCTAGTTTTATTTGTGACTATGATATTACTCCTGAAACCTCTGGCAAG AGTCCACTGGATTTGTTTGGTGATGAAGAATGTGCCTCATACTATTTGGAGTCCAAAGCCT TGTATGGTCGATGTATTCCATCCATAGTAGTAGATGCTATTGATGCTACAAGTGATTTTGTACAAACTGCTGACAATCTTACATTGGTTGATAAAAACAATAACACTATTACAGGATCGGCAATCAGCACAGCACAAGT TGCCTTAGCAGCCTACTTAAATGCTCAAGCCATAGCTGACAAGATCTTTGATGATTTTGGTGAATCCTGGACCTTCATGTTAGG GGGTGCTGTCATTGGTATGCTGATTAGTTTTATATGGATTGTAATTATGCGATGGATTGCTGGCATTATGGTGTGGTTGGCCATTTTAATAATGTTTCTGCTGCTAGCACTTA GTATTTACTGTTGTTATGCAGAGTATCAAACATTAGCATCAGTGGACGATTCAAGCATTGAATTTCAATTCACAACAGAACTTTCAAGTTATCTTGAAATGAAGGAAACATGGCTGGCTTTCA CCATTATTCTTGGTGTTGTCACCCTCATCCTCCTGCTATTAGTCATCTTTCTGTTCAACAGAATCAGACTTGCCATTGCACTTATCAAAGAAGGAAGCAG AGCGGTATCATCTATGATGTTTACACTGTTGTGGCCAGTCATACCATTTGTTTTAGAAGTAGCATTGTTTGCTATATGGATAGTAATGGCTGTGTACCTAGCAACATCTGGTGAGGCATCCTATCAGATTGCTGATGCACCATCAGATTACGCATTGGCCAATGGAACGTCATGTGATGTTGTG ACCTTTGACGGTAATAATACCGGAGCCAAGTGTATCTTCACAGAATATGCTGGAGATCCTAACTTATTCCGTATGCAGATTTACTCTCTGCTTGGCTTGTTCTGGATTATGAACTTCATAATAGCTCTAGATCAGATTGTCTTAGCCGGTGCATTTGCATCCTACTACTGGGCATTTACTAAACCCAAAGACATACCAGTGTTCCCAGTCACTGCCTCACTCTGGAGGGCTCTAAG GTATCACTTGGGCACCCTAGCATTTGGTTCTCTGATTATCGCCATCATTCAGCTCATTCGAGTCATGTTAGACTACCTGGACCATAAACTGAAAG gCTCTGAGAACCGAGTTGCTAAGTTCTTCTTGAAATGCTTGAAATGTTGTTTCTGGTGCTTAgagaaatttatgaaatttatcaacaaGAATGCCTACATTCTG GTTGCCGTGTATGGTAAAAATTTCTGTACATCTGCAAAGAATGCCTTTTTCCTCCTGATGAGAAATATTGTGAG AGTGGTAGTACTGAATAAAATCACAGAATTTGTACTGTTCCTTGGTAAATTGATGGTCACCACAGCTATTGCTATTTGCTGCTACTATTTCTTTACTGGTCAAATCTCTTGGTATGATCGCTACTTGGCACAATATCTTGGTGGTATTCCAACCCTCAACTATTTCTGGGTTCCAATGGTG GTCATTTGCCTCTTGACGTACCTGATTGCATCCATATTCTTTGGTGTTTATGACATGGCAATAGACACTCTCTTCCTTTGTTTCT TGGAAGACTTGGAACGACATGACGGCTCAGCTGAGAAACCATACTATATGAACAAAAGTCTGATGAGTATAGCAGGCAAAAAGAACAAACCTAAACCTTCAGATGAGAAAGAAGAGAAACTGTAG